DNA from Aliarcobacter butzleri:
GCTAAAATGTTTTACAATAGCAAGAACTATCTTTTAAGAAATGTACTTACTAAAAAGATACTTTTGGAGCGAAATATGACTAAAAAAATAAACCAAGATAATATAAATACTGAGTTTAAATGCCCTGTAGAAACGGCTCTTGACGTATTAGCAGGAAAGTGGAAGATATTGATAATTTGGTATTTAAAAGATGAGAAAAAAAGATTTAATGAATTACAAAAATTATTGCCAAAAGCTACTCAAAAGATGTTAATACAAAAATTAAGAGAGTTAGAAAATGATGGAATAGTTCATAGAGAAGTTTATCCAGTTGTTCCTCCAAAAGTTGAGTATTCTTTAACTGAATATGGAAAAAGCTTAAAACCGATTATAAAACAGCTTTATCTTTGGGGAGATAACCATAAAAAAAGATAGATTAATTTTTAAGTAAATCTTTTAAACTATCTTTAGGATTTTTACCATTTAGTATGAGTTTTACCTCATTTGCTATTGGTGTGTAGATTTTATATTTTTTTGAAAGTTTATCTATTGCATCAGCAGTTTTTACACCTTCTGCAACTTCTCCTAGTTCTTCTAAGATATCTTCTAATTTTTTATTTTGTGATAGTCCAAGCCCTACTCTAAAGTTTCTACTCATAGTAGAGTTTGCAGTTAAAAATAGATCACCAGCTCCACTTAATCCTAAAAAAGATGATTTTTTAGCACCAAAATGTTTCCCAAATCTTTGCATTTCTACAAGTCCTCTTGCAATTAGTGAAGCTTGGGCATTTTTACCAAGTTGTAATCCTTCACAAATTCCACTTGCAATTGCTAAAACATTTTTATAAGCTCCTGCTATTTCCGCTCCTATAACATCTTTACTATAATAAGTTTTGATAAAATTAGGAAAAAATGGTTGAAATAAGTCATATAAATTTTTTGATGTAGAGTTTATTACCAATGCACAAGGTAACCCTTTTATCACTTCAGCTGCAAATGAGGGACCAGATATAAATCCTATGTTTTCATCTGGAACAAATGAGGCATAAATTTCATTTAAAAATTCACCACTTGAGGCTTCTATTCCTTTTGAAGCTACAAGTATTTTTTGTCCTTTAAATATAAAGTTCTCTTTTAACCAAGTTCTTATCTCTTGTGCTGGAATAGCAATAACTAAATATTCACAATCCATTGCAGTTTCTAAATCAACAAAATTGTCAAGTTCTCTTTTAGTTCTTGAAGTTATATAACATTTTTGTTTTTGGCTTAGTGCAAAATGAAGCGCTTGTCCCCATTTTCCTGCACCAATAACTGCAATAGAATTATTTTGCATTTTAAGATAATCTTTCTTTTAATAAATCATTTACTCTATTTGGATTTGCTGTACCTTTTGATGCTTTCATTGTTTGTCCAACAAAAAATGCAAACATTTTTTCTTTACCAGCTTTATACTCAGCTACTTTGTCTTGATTTGCATTTAAAATTTCATCAATAATAGTTAATAAAGCTCCATCATCACTTACTTGTTTTAAACCTAATTTCTCAATAGCTTCATCAACACTTGAGCTATTTTCCATTAAATAGTCTAAAACTTCTTTTGCTGCTTTTCCAGAGATTGTATTATCTTCTATTCTTTTTACTAAAGTTGCTAAAGTTTTTGCTTCAATTGAAGATTGTTCAATAGTAACACCCTCTTTTAATCTTCCTTGAAGTTCAACAGTAAGCCATGTAACAGCATTTTTAGCACTAATTCCTTCTTTCATCATTTCATCAAAGTAGTTTGCCATTTCAAGTGATGATGTAATAACAGAAGCATCGTACTCTTTTATTCCATACTCTTTTACAAATCTATCTTTTTTCTCATCTGGAAGTTCAGGAATTTTTGAATATTCATTTATCATCTCATTTGTGATGATTAAAGGAAGTAAATCTGGGTCTGGAAAATATCTATAATCAGCCGCATCTTCTTTTCCTCTCATACTTCTTGTTTCACCTGTATTTGGATCAAATAGTCTAGTTTCTTGAACAATCTCAGTTGAGTGAACACCATCTTCCCAAGCTTCAATATGTCTATTTACTTCATAATGAATAGCTTTTTCAATAAATCTAAATGAGTTCATATTTTTGATTTCGCATCGTGTATATAAGTTTGTATCACCTTTTGGTCGAATAGAAACATTCACGTCACATCTAAAACTTCCCTCTTGCATATTTGCATCACTAATACCTAAATATCTTACTATTGAGTGAAGTTTTTTTAGATATAAAATAGCCTCTTCCGCACTTCTCATATCAGGTTCACTTACTATTTCAAGTAAAGGAGTTCCAGCTCTATTTAAATCAACTTGAGAAACATTTCCACTATGAATATTTTTTCCAGCATCATTTTCTAAATGCGCTCTTGTAACACCAATAGTTTTTTGTCTTCCATCTGGAAAGTCAATAGTCAATTCTCCAAGACCAACAACTGGTACCTCAAATTGAGATATTTGATAACCACTTGGTAAGTCTGGATAGAAGTAGTTTTTTCTATTAAAAATTGATTTTTGATTAATTTTTGATTTTAAAGCAGTTCCAAGCATAATAGCTTTATGAACAGCTTCTTTATTTAATACAGGAAGAGCTCCAGGCAATCCTAAACAAGTAGGACAAACATTTGTATTTGGTTTTTCACCAAAACTTGTCGCACATGAACAAAATAGTTTACTTTTTGTATTTAATTGTGCGTGAACCTCTAATCCAATTATTACTTCAAACATACTCGACATATATTCCCTTTATCTAATTACTTTTATATCTGCTATTAATTTTTGTTTTTCAAAATAATCTTTAAGATATTTTTGCTCTCTATTCATCATAATATCATTAAAGATTCTAGCTTTAACACTTTCATAAGAAAGAGGTGCAGTTCCCTCTTTTTTTGTTATAAAGAAAGTTACATATTGTTTATTAGCTGTAAATATTGGTGTAAATGAATTTACTTTTGTTCCATTTAATAAATATTGTAACTGAGCTTGAATATCTTCTGTATTTAATTTTAGAGAAGTTCTTTGTACTTCACTTGGAATAATTATTGGATTTTTTGCAACTTCCATTAAAGCTTCTTTACTTGTAGAACTATATTGTGTTACATCAAAAGTTTTTGCTGTAAGATATTTATTTCTATTTTTCTCATAATATAATTGCATATCTTCATCAGTTGCAATAGCTAATTGACCTTTTACAAGTTTTTGAACAAGTTTTTGTCTAATTACAGTATTTTTTGCTTCATTTTCAAAAACAGAATAATCAGGATATTCTTGTTTTATAATAGCTTTAAAAGCATAAATATCCATACCATTTGAGTTTGCAAGTTTCTCAATATAGTCATTTACTTCAAAAATATCAGCTGTGATATTATACTCTTGAACTAATTGGTCGTACAAAATTTTGTCTATTAGATAACTAACGGCTTCATTTTTAGGTATTTTGTTTACAACCATAGTTCTTTCTATGTCATAAAGCGTAATAGGCTCTTCATTTACTAGTATTGCTACACCATTTACCATTGAAGCAAAGCTAAGAGTTGAACCTAAAAGTAGTGATAATAAAAGTTTGTGCATTTTTATTCCTTTTTTAATAAAGTAGATATTTTACCAAAAAAAATGTAAATATCAAGTTTGAAAGGAATAAAGATTTTTAACTCCTTTCTTTTGTAACTCTATTTATTAGATAAAAAATAGAGTTATAATCAAGCCCAGATTTTTCACTCAATCCTATTTCACAAGTTTTACTTGTGGAAAATGCCATTTTAGCACCATTTGTTTGCTCTTTTAAATATCTAAGCGCTGAATCATTTAATTCTGGGAAATTAAATCCTCTATCACCTGCAAATCCACAACATTTTACATCAGCAGGAACTATTACATTTGTTGAACATAAATTTGCTAATTTTTTGAATTTATCTTCAAGTCCCATTTTTCTTGAACTACAAGTTGTATGAATTGTTATTGGTTCATCAATTGGAGTAAATTCTAAATCTTTTGTTAAAAACTCTAATGCAAACTCTATTGGTTCATAAATTGATAATTTATGAGAAAAACTCTCCATCATTTTTTTAGTACATGGACTTGTATCACATAAAATTGGATATTCTCCAAATTCACTAGCATTTAAAAGTGCCTCTTCAAGTTGACTTGATTTTGCATGCGCTGCATCATTAAATCCTTTTGAACTAAAAGGCATTCCACAACAAAGATTTGATAAATTCTGAGGAAAGATGATTTGGTAACCAGCTTTTTGTAAAACTTCAATTGTTACTTCAAAAAGCTCTTTTTCCTCTTTTGACATATCATTTAATCCCATGGTTCTACTAATACATGAAGGGAAATATACAACTTTTTTATCTTTTACTTGTTGTTCAAAATTTAAGTTTATATTTGTTCCTTTTGGCATATAAACTGACCATTTTGCTAATTTATTTTTACTTAAATCTCTCATAGTTTTAGTAAAAGCTTCCATATTAGAAGTTCCTAAAGTTCTGTGTATAAAATTAGCACTATGAAGACCAAATCTGATACCTTTTAATGTAATACCAAAGTTGTTTGCTACAAAATTTGCAATAGATTTTTCTTTAGAAGTTAATTGCTCTGCTCTTAAATGTTTTGTTAAACTTCCAGTATCTATTTTTACAGGACAGGCAGTTGAACATAAACTACATGTTGCACAAGTTTCTATTCCATCATATTGATATAACTCTTTGTACTCTTTTGCTTCTTTATAATTTCCAATAGTTTCTAGTCTTGAAATTTCTCTATTTATTACAATTCTTTGTCTTGGAGTTAGAGTTAATTCATTTGAAGGACATGTTGGTTCACAAAATCCACACTCGATACATTTATCAACAATTTCATTTGTTGCTGGAAGTGTTTTTAGATTTTTTAAGTGAGCCTCTTTATCATCATTTATTATAACCCCAGGATTTAATAGACCTTTTGGATCAAACAATGATTTGATTTTTTTCATTATATTATAAGCTTCTTTACCCCACTCTACTTCAATAAACGCAGCCATATTTCGTCCAGTTCCATGTTCAGCTTTTAAACTTCCTTGGTATTTAACTGCAACAGAATTAACAACTTCATTCATTAAATCATCATATCTTTTAACTTCTTTTACATCAGAGAAATCTTGTGTAAATACAAAGTGGAAGTTTCCTTCAAGTGCATGTCCAAAGATTAAAGCTTCACTATAACCATATTTTTGGAATAATCCTTGAAGTTCAAGTGTAGCTTCAGCTAAAACTTCAATAGGATAAGCTACATCTTCAATAATAACTGTTGTCCCTGTAACTCTTACTGCTCCAACAGCTGGAAATAATCCTTTTCTAATTTTCCAATAAAGATTATATTCTTGTTCATCTTTTGTGAAATAAATCTTTCTTCTTACTTCAAACTCTTTTAATAAATCTTCAATTTGCTCTATTTGGATATTTAATTTTTCATCACTTAAAGCTCGTGTTTCAATTAAAAGTGCAGTTACATCTTCATCAAAATCTTTGATAAATTCTGGCATAACAGGGTCGTTTTCGATACTTCTTAAAGCTGCTCTATCCATAAGTTCAACTGCATCAACAATAATCTCTTTAGAATCACGTGCTAATTTTAGTTTTGTAACTGCATGACAGGCTTCCTTCATATCTTTAAAATAGATAAGCGCACTTGCTTTGTCTTTTAAATCTTCAACTGTATAATAAGTTATCTCTTCGATAAATGCTAAAGTTCCTTCACTTCCTATGATTAAGTGTTGAAGTATTTCAAACTCATCTTCAAAATCAATTAAGGCATTTATTGAGTAACCACATGTATTTTTTATTTTAAACTTTTTCTCTATTTTTGCTCTTAACTCTTCATTTGATTTTGTTTCACGTGAAAACTTATTTAAATTTTCTAAAAATTCTTTATGAGTTTTTCTAAATTCATTTTTACTATTTTCATCTGCTGTATCAAGTTTAGTTCCATCTGAAAAAATTAGTTTCATTGATTTTACAGTTTTGTATGAATTTTGTGAAATTCCACAGCACATTCCAGAGGCATTATTTGCTGCAATTCCACCAATCATAGCTGCATTTATACTAGCTGGATCTGGACCAATTTTTTTAGAATAACGTGCAAGTAATCCATTTGCTTGTGCACCTGTTAATGCAGGTTCTAGTGAGATATAACTAGCATCACTTGCAATTTTAAAGTTTGAGAAGTTTCTTGAAGTTATAACTAAAATAGAATCACTAATTGCTTGCCCTGAAAGTGAAGTTCCACCTGCTCTAAAAGTGATACTTAAATTCATAGAGTTTGCAAGTTCAATAATATCTTGAACCTCTTTAGAATTATCAGTTTTGATTACAATCTTTGGAATTAATCTATAAAATGAAGCATCAGTTCCATAAGCTAAAGTGTGAAGTTTATCTGTGAAGATTTTATCTTTTGAGATTTTTAATGAAATTTCATCAAAAAATTTTTGGTAACGACTTTCTAACATATTAGTTCTCCTAGGATTCATAAAATATAAATTTTAACTTTACGAAATGATAATAATATGATATTTATAAAAGAATAATTTTATTTAGGAAAAATACCTAAATAAAATTAATATATAGTTATGGAATCATCCATGTTAAAACGTAAGCTTGAGTCATAGTTATAAGTCCCATAATTACTACAAGAATTAAACTATGTTTAACTGTAAATCTAAATAAATCAGACTCTTTTCCAACAATTCCTGTTGATGCACAAGCAATAGAAATTGATTGAGGAGAGATCATTTTTCCACAAACCCCACCAGTTGTATTTGCTGCAACCATTAATGTTTCATTAAGCCCTAATTGTTGAGCAGTTTGTTGTTGTAATCCGCAGAAAAGTGCATTTGATGAAGTATCTGAACCTGTTAAGAATACTCCAAGCCATCCAAGAAACGGAGAGAAGAAAGGGAATAAGAAACCTGTATTTGCTAAAACTAATGCCATAGTTGAAGACATACCTGAATAGTTCATTACAAATGCGAAACCAAGAACCATACCAATTGATACGATAGCCCATTTTAATTCAAATAGTGTTTCACCCATTGTTTTTGTAGCTGTTGATATATTTAATCTAAAAATAAATAAAGTGATAATAGCTGTTAAGAAAATAGCTGTACCTGTTGCTGAAATAGGATTAAATGTATATACAACATCAAAAGATTTTGGTGCACTAGTAATTGGAGGCATTTTGAAAATCATATTATGAATAGCAGAGAATTCAAATTTGAAAATAGTACTTGCTAAAACTTGACCTTTTGCAAAAAAGGCTTTAAACCAACCTGTTGTCCAAATTGTAACCATTACAGAAAGAATAATAAATGGAGACCATGCTTTAAATACTTGAGCACTTGTATGTGATGATGAAACAACCTCATCTAATTCTACTGTTTTCATAACATTTTTTGGTTTCCAGTATTTTAAAAATACTGTTGTTGCAACGATAGAAACTATAGCAGAAGTAACATCTGGTAATTCAGGACCTATAAAGTTTGAAGTAAGATATTGAGAAATAGCAAAACTTGCACCTGCAACTAAAGCTGCTGGCCAAACTTCTTTTATACCTTTCCATCCGTCCATTATTGCAACTAACCATAAAGGAATAATTAAAGATAATAGTGGTAACTGTCTACCTGCCATTGCTCCAATTGTAAAAGCATCAATTGAAGTTACTTGTCCTGCAACAATAATTGGAACTCCAAGTGCTCCAAAAGCAACAGGTGCTGTATTTGCAATAAGACACAATCCAGCTGCATATAATGGTTTAAATCCAAGTCCTACTAAAATTGCAGCTGTAATTGCAACAGGTGCACCAAAACCAGCAGCACCTTCTAAAAAAGCACCAAATGAGAAACCAATTAAGATAACTTGAATTCTTTGATCTTCAGTTATTGAAATAATCGAATTTCTAATAATTTCAAATTGTCCACTTTTTACAGTTAATTTGTATAAGAATACTGATGCGACAATAATCCAAGCGATTGGCCATAAACCAAATAAGAAACCATATTCAGCAGATGCAAATACCATATTAACTGGCATTTCAAATCCAAAAACTGCTACAATCATCGATAATGCTAATGTAATGATTGCTGCATAGTGACCTTTCATTCTAAATACTGCAAGCGCCAAAAAGAAAAAAACGATAGGAATTAGTGCTACAAGTGCAGATAAACCTAAACTTCCTCCAATTGGTGCATATACTTGTTGCCAAGTTTGCATATAAACCTCCTTAGTTAAAATAATTACAAGGATATTAATAAAATGATATGAGATTTATATGATTTTTAATAGCTTAAAATAGAAGAAAAACTAAATATTTTTAAAAATATAGCCTGTGTCAATAACTGTTTGAATAAACTCTTTGTCTAAGATCTTTCTTAGCCTTCTTATTAAACTTCTTATAGATTCCAATGTTACAAAGTTTCCTTCCCAAACATAGTTCTCTATTGTTTCGTAAGTGATAACTTGATTTTTTTTACTAAGAAATAGATTCATAAGAAGTTTCTCTTTTTTTGTTAATCTTATTTCTTCGTCATTTATAGTTATTGTTGCAGATATAAAGTCAAAATATGAGTTTTCATCAAAATAGATTTTATCATTTTTTATTTGACAGAGTTTTTCTATTTTTATCTCTAATTCATCTATGAAAAAAGGCTTTTTCAAATAATCATTACAGCCAAAATCGTAAGATTGTTTTATAATATCTAGTTCAACACTTGCACTTATTATAATAACTGGAACAATTTCATAAAACTCTCTAATTTTCTTTAAAATATTTATTCCATCAACATTTGGAACATTGATATCTAATATAAAACATGAAAAACCTTCTGTTATTTTTTCATAAGCTTCTGCTCCATCTGTAAAAGATATCACAGTATAGTTTTTCATTTTTAATCTTTTAGTGATAGTTTCATTTAACTTTTGGTTGTCTTCTAAAAGTAAGATTTTCATTTTAAGCCTTTTTAAACGGAAGTTTTATTGTGAAAATAACACAATTTTTATCATTTCGAACACTAATAGTGCCTTTCATTTTATCTTCAATAATTATTTTTGCCATATAAAGACCTAAACCCATTCCATTTTCTTTTGTTGTAAAATAAGGTTCAAAAATTGAATTTATGATTTTTTCATCAATTGCTCCAGCATCATCAATAATTTCTATCATATTACAATTTTCACATCTTTGAATGTTTATGTTTATCTCTCCTTTTTTATTTAAAGGAAGATTTTTTTCAACAATTTTATTTTTTGCATTATTTATAATGTTTAGTAAAACTTGTTTAAATTCATTTTCATATCCGTAAATGAGAAGTTCTTCATTTTTATTTTTATAGTTAAAATTCATATTTATATTTGAATAAAAAACTTGTTTTCCTATAATTTCATTTATTTCATTTAAGGCTTTTGAAATTGAAAAAAGGACTTTTTTTGTTGAAGGTTTTAAGAAATTTCTAAAATCACTTAAAGTTTTAGACATATATTTTATTTGAATCATAGAATCATTAACAAAATTTTTTACATCATTATCTTTTAATTCATTTAGCAAATAAGATGTTTCAATATCTTGAACAAGTGCAGATAATTCAACTAAAGGCTCATTCCATTGATGCGCAATCGCTGCAATCATATCTCCCATCTCAGCCAATTTACTTTGTTGGATTAAAAATTGTCTTTGTTGGGTTCTTTCTGTCATATCGTCCATAATACAAACAATTCCACCAATAGTTCCATCTATGTTTTTATATGCTGCTTTATTTAAAATGATATGTTTCATCTCATTTGATAAAGTATAAAAAGTAAATTCAAAACTAATTGTAGTAAAAGTTTTTAACACTTCTTTATCAATTTGTGTATTTTTTGTGGCAATTTCTGTTGGGAAAAAGTCAAAAGCGGTTTTTCCTATAATCTCTTCTTTTGTAGAACTTACTAAAGATGCAAAAGCTGTATTGCAACCTAAAAAATGACCATCAACATTTTTATAATAAATAGCATTAGGAATGGTATCCAAAAGCACTTTATCAAACTCTATTCTATTTGAAAGTTCACGTTCAAGTTTTTCTCTTCTTTGTATATTTGCTTTTAAAACTACAACGATTATAGTTAATAGTGAAATTGTAAGAATTGTAATAATAAAAAAGTTTTTATGCTCTTTATATATTGAACTAGGTTCATTGATAATTATAGGATTATCAATATATTTTGAGACATTAAGATTAAATCTTTTTAATTCATCATAATTGAATATATAAAGATTTGGTGATTTTTCAACTACTGGAATATCTTTTATATCTTTTCCATTAAGCACATCTAGTGCCATTTTTGATACAGTATCTCCTTGAGCAATTGCAGAAGTTAATAATCCTCCAACCATTCCACTATTTAAGTAAAAATCCCAAAGACCATAAATAGGAACTTGGCTTACTTTTCTTACCTCTTCAAAACTTTGTTTATATGTAAAATATTTTCCAGTAGTATCTTTAAATAAAAGTACAAATAAAATTGCACTATCACCTTTTTCCAACTCAGAAACTTTATCTTTTAAATCACTTATTTCTAGGTTATCTGTATATTCTATGTTGAATTTTTTTGAATATTTTTCAATTATTGGATTTAAATCTTTTTTTACAGCTAAACCAGTTATAGATTTATCATTTATAATTAAAAGATTTTTTAAATTTGGATGTAATTTTGAAATTAGTTCAAAGTTCTTTTCTATATCTACCTCTTCTGCAACTCCTGAAACTTCTTTAAGAGGTAATTTATCTAATATCGTTTTATTATAGTTATTTATTCCACAAAATAGAACAGGAGCATCTTTGAATAAATAGTCATAATATTTAGATACAAAATCAAAAGCATTATTATCGCTTAGTATTACTAAATCAAATTTACGATTTGAAAATTGTTGTTTATATAATTTTGATAGATCCTCTAAGTAAGATGAGTCATCTATTCTTTTGGTATCCATATATACAGTTGTAAGCTCAATATCTTTATGTTCTGAAAAGTTTTTGTCAATTGCTTTTGATATATCATCTGTCCATGCATATCCTTTATGATATGAATGAATTAATAATACTTCTTTATTTTGACTTGCATATAATATATTAAAAAAAAGTATGCTAAATAGTAAAAAATACTTCATTATTTCTCCTATTTAGCAATTATATCAAGATTTGATAAAAATCACATATCCTGATTTTGGACCGTGTGCTCCAATAACAAGCGATTGTTCAATATCAGCAGTTTTTGAAGGTCCAGAGATAAATACACCAAAACCAGCTTTTTCAAAACTAAGTTTTTCATAAGCTTCATGCATATTGTTTACTATCTCATTTTCATTTATTACAATAACAATATTTTGTGCAATAAAATATAAAGACCTATGTCTATTTGATTCATCTTTCATCCAAATTGCACCATTTTCTGCAACTGCAAAGTTACCTTTTACAATAGCTAAATCAATATCTTTTAGATTATGAGCATCATCTTGTGAATTTGAATCAAAATTTCCTAAACTACAAAAATCTACATTTGAAGCAATAATTTTTTCATCTGGATATAACTCTTTTATTGTTTTATCTAAATCTTCTTTTTCAATAACTAAAGCTTTACCACCAACACTCTCAAGCATTGTAGAAAATGTTTCAAATTTATTATCAAATTTTATTCCAAAATTTTCATAAGAAGGAAGTTTTACATCTTTTACAATATTATTTTCTCTAATAGAATTTAAAATTTTTTCTTTACTAGTCATCTAAATCTCCATCTTTAAACATCTCTTTGAAACTTTTTTTAGGGAATTTTGGTAAGTCTCTTTGTTTTCCCCACGCATTTGCTTTATTATAAATTATAAAATTTGGAAGTTTTGGAACAATAAATCTTGCTGTTTTTCCAAGAAAATCAAATAATATAGGTTTACTCATAAGCCAAGTGGTTACTCTCATAGCCATTTTCTTTTTGCTATCAATTAGATCAGCTTCTCCTAAGTCTTGTCTTAAACTATAAAGTTGTGAATCTAAATCTATTTTAACTGGACAAACATTTGTACAAGACCCGCATAATGTACAGGCAAATGGTAAACTATTGTGAGCTTCTGGATGTCTAGCACTTCCTAAAATAGAACCAATTGGTCCTGGTATTACATACTCATAAGAGTGACCACCACTTCTTCTATAAACTGGACAAGTATTCATACAAGCACCACATCTAATACAATTTAACGCTTTTTTATTTTTTTGAGAACTCAAGAATTGACTTCTTTTATTATCAACGATAATAACATGCATCTTTCCACCTTCAACACTTCCATGAAAATGTGAAGTATACGAAGTAATTGGTTGACCTGTTGCACTACGTGCTAATAATCTTGTAAATACACTTAAATCTTCAAGTCTAGGAATAATTTTTTCAATTCCCATTGAAGCAATATGAAGTTTAGGAACACTAGCTCCCATATCTGCATTTCCTTCATTTGTACAAACTACAACTCCACCTGTTTGCGCAATTGCAAAATTAACTCCTGTTAATCCTGCATCTGCTGTTAGAAAATCTTCTCTAAGCGCAGCCCTTGCAGCACGTGTAAGATAAGTTGGGTCATAGTTTCCTTTTTCAGTTCCCAATTTTTCATGGAAAGTATCTGAAACATCAGATTTTTTTAAGTGAATTGCTGGAAGAACTATATGAGAAGGCGGTTCGTGTCTTAGTTGAACTATCCTTTCACCTAAGTCTGTATCAATAACTTCAATTCCCCTACTTT
Protein-coding regions in this window:
- a CDS encoding winged helix-turn-helix transcriptional regulator; the encoded protein is MTKKINQDNINTEFKCPVETALDVLAGKWKILIIWYLKDEKKRFNELQKLLPKATQKMLIQKLRELENDGIVHREVYPVVPPKVEYSLTEYGKSLKPIIKQLYLWGDNHKKR
- a CDS encoding NAD(P)H-dependent glycerol-3-phosphate dehydrogenase, translated to MQNNSIAVIGAGKWGQALHFALSQKQKCYITSRTKRELDNFVDLETAMDCEYLVIAIPAQEIRTWLKENFIFKGQKILVASKGIEASSGEFLNEIYASFVPDENIGFISGPSFAAEVIKGLPCALVINSTSKNLYDLFQPFFPNFIKTYYSKDVIGAEIAGAYKNVLAIASGICEGLQLGKNAQASLIARGLVEMQRFGKHFGAKKSSFLGLSGAGDLFLTANSTMSRNFRVGLGLSQNKKLEDILEELGEVAEGVKTADAIDKLSKKYKIYTPIANEVKLILNGKNPKDSLKDLLKN
- the gatB gene encoding Asp-tRNA(Asn)/Glu-tRNA(Gln) amidotransferase subunit GatB; this translates as MFEVIIGLEVHAQLNTKSKLFCSCATSFGEKPNTNVCPTCLGLPGALPVLNKEAVHKAIMLGTALKSKINQKSIFNRKNYFYPDLPSGYQISQFEVPVVGLGELTIDFPDGRQKTIGVTRAHLENDAGKNIHSGNVSQVDLNRAGTPLLEIVSEPDMRSAEEAILYLKKLHSIVRYLGISDANMQEGSFRCDVNVSIRPKGDTNLYTRCEIKNMNSFRFIEKAIHYEVNRHIEAWEDGVHSTEIVQETRLFDPNTGETRSMRGKEDAADYRYFPDPDLLPLIITNEMINEYSKIPELPDEKKDRFVKEYGIKEYDASVITSSLEMANYFDEMMKEGISAKNAVTWLTVELQGRLKEGVTIEQSSIEAKTLATLVKRIEDNTISGKAAKEVLDYLMENSSSVDEAIEKLGLKQVSDDGALLTIIDEILNANQDKVAEYKAGKEKMFAFFVGQTMKASKGTANPNRVNDLLKERLS
- a CDS encoding peptidylprolyl isomerase — its product is MHKLLLSLLLGSTLSFASMVNGVAILVNEEPITLYDIERTMVVNKIPKNEAVSYLIDKILYDQLVQEYNITADIFEVNDYIEKLANSNGMDIYAFKAIIKQEYPDYSVFENEAKNTVIRQKLVQKLVKGQLAIATDEDMQLYYEKNRNKYLTAKTFDVTQYSSTSKEALMEVAKNPIIIPSEVQRTSLKLNTEDIQAQLQYLLNGTKVNSFTPIFTANKQYVTFFITKKEGTAPLSYESVKARIFNDIMMNREQKYLKDYFEKQKLIADIKVIR
- a CDS encoding FAD-binding and (Fe-S)-binding domain-containing protein; translated protein: MLESRYQKFFDEISLKISKDKIFTDKLHTLAYGTDASFYRLIPKIVIKTDNSKEVQDIIELANSMNLSITFRAGGTSLSGQAISDSILVITSRNFSNFKIASDASYISLEPALTGAQANGLLARYSKKIGPDPASINAAMIGGIAANNASGMCCGISQNSYKTVKSMKLIFSDGTKLDTADENSKNEFRKTHKEFLENLNKFSRETKSNEELRAKIEKKFKIKNTCGYSINALIDFEDEFEILQHLIIGSEGTLAFIEEITYYTVEDLKDKASALIYFKDMKEACHAVTKLKLARDSKEIIVDAVELMDRAALRSIENDPVMPEFIKDFDEDVTALLIETRALSDEKLNIQIEQIEDLLKEFEVRRKIYFTKDEQEYNLYWKIRKGLFPAVGAVRVTGTTVIIEDVAYPIEVLAEATLELQGLFQKYGYSEALIFGHALEGNFHFVFTQDFSDVKEVKRYDDLMNEVVNSVAVKYQGSLKAEHGTGRNMAAFIEVEWGKEAYNIMKKIKSLFDPKGLLNPGVIINDDKEAHLKNLKTLPATNEIVDKCIECGFCEPTCPSNELTLTPRQRIVINREISRLETIGNYKEAKEYKELYQYDGIETCATCSLCSTACPVKIDTGSLTKHLRAEQLTSKEKSIANFVANNFGITLKGIRFGLHSANFIHRTLGTSNMEAFTKTMRDLSKNKLAKWSVYMPKGTNINLNFEQQVKDKKVVYFPSCISRTMGLNDMSKEEKELFEVTIEVLQKAGYQIIFPQNLSNLCCGMPFSSKGFNDAAHAKSSQLEEALLNASEFGEYPILCDTSPCTKKMMESFSHKLSIYEPIEFALEFLTKDLEFTPIDEPITIHTTCSSRKMGLEDKFKKLANLCSTNVIVPADVKCCGFAGDRGFNFPELNDSALRYLKEQTNGAKMAFSTSKTCEIGLSEKSGLDYNSIFYLINRVTKERS
- a CDS encoding lactate permease LctP family transporter, whose amino-acid sequence is MQTWQQVYAPIGGSLGLSALVALIPIVFFFLALAVFRMKGHYAAIITLALSMIVAVFGFEMPVNMVFASAEYGFLFGLWPIAWIIVASVFLYKLTVKSGQFEIIRNSIISITEDQRIQVILIGFSFGAFLEGAAGFGAPVAITAAILVGLGFKPLYAAGLCLIANTAPVAFGALGVPIIVAGQVTSIDAFTIGAMAGRQLPLLSLIIPLWLVAIMDGWKGIKEVWPAALVAGASFAISQYLTSNFIGPELPDVTSAIVSIVATTVFLKYWKPKNVMKTVELDEVVSSSHTSAQVFKAWSPFIILSVMVTIWTTGWFKAFFAKGQVLASTIFKFEFSAIHNMIFKMPPITSAPKSFDVVYTFNPISATGTAIFLTAIITLFIFRLNISTATKTMGETLFELKWAIVSIGMVLGFAFVMNYSGMSSTMALVLANTGFLFPFFSPFLGWLGVFLTGSDTSSNALFCGLQQQTAQQLGLNETLMVAANTTGGVCGKMISPQSISIACASTGIVGKESDLFRFTVKHSLILVVIMGLITMTQAYVLTWMIP